Proteins from a single region of Thermogemmata fonticola:
- the rpsI gene encoding uS9 family ribosomal protein, with amino-acid sequence MFPILFVIVGITIFIVGITIFIIFGIIIHKRNKQLMRISVDEAQSEVAGVQHYEESQETDLGTKEHCQQSNTRPCYQDGDNLQKIMEESHDVEKEFVIAKNLQENIIEESQSISLEEIQLKTVLESPTGVTQDPQVAIVAETQPTAVGELCPPVVQETQPTIGREMQLQVAGQESPPSITQRAQPTSKSERLEPAERGGRSRVSIRDPKKRLTANPKPRTPKPEIVCWKRERQWIPAVEVPEELLESSDLAVFQNGQSLTKDESRDACWHLTQVTGEVTVRWSEGENARETKVSLGQGNYLLFKLSSDQNWGRRVQSPSSGSYLVTVPDDWERDEALSGPPPVTPEFVSLKDYRAHFFELERGSEKKIAFRTSEGKSVIIESKESRFKLIGNRLPAASENIGPLFGGNPPQICAMDVQAWKDVGTIVVGEEGSGKGRWRMAFTPEQGLIEQTLPPEVGERKEGWYFLRFYDTNGDLVESLDFRFISALKEIRTDRFSPLPLENGYNPVCVTFLHDPGCVIHLADGSLNVQIERQDDKTILTIPPDPTCDKTHWHVGSQGGPQVEVTILVERLWWAIGEENQEPTEWRDRPLTLKRGDFAATSKKALWIRFPRYRWVDRIRVGFEQTKARTYNVMVTAKTITVPLREFSDSIVIRDGTETCSLKVWIKRDDDLTEGVIAVIPAVQLTVTPAPEQMQSAPTPSWVGLGRKKTAVAKAVLREGSGPIKVNGQNILDYFGKAPDKAKQFLMKLLEMTDVRQVLARMEASVNVTGSNPTTTRQAKAVAHALARALMSYNPHLKSLLKRYGFGGVRVKSSFVFPQER; translated from the coding sequence ATGTTTCCTATTCTTTTTGTAATAGTTGGGATTACGATTTTTATAGTTGGGATTACGATTTTTATCATTTTTGGAATTATAATTCACAAACGTAACAAGCAGTTAATGCGAATCAGTGTCGACGAGGCACAAAGCGAAGTGGCAGGAGTACAACACTATGAGGAAAGCCAGGAAACTGATCTGGGTACAAAAGAACATTGCCAGCAATCGAATACAAGGCCCTGTTATCAAGATGGTGACAATCTACAAAAAATCATGGAAGAATCTCATGATGTGGAAAAAGAATTCGTCATAGCAAAAAATTTGCAAGAAAATATAATAGAAGAATCGCAATCAATTTCATTAGAGGAGATCCAACTAAAGACAGTTCTAGAATCACCAACAGGAGTCACACAGGATCCCCAAGTGGCAATCGTGGCGGAAACTCAACCAACGGCGGTAGGAGAACTCTGCCCCCCCGTAGTCCAAGAGACTCAACCGACCATAGGAAGGGAAATGCAACTGCAGGTGGCGGGGCAGGAATCACCGCCATCGATAACGCAGAGAGCACAACCGACTTCAAAAAGTGAGCGGTTGGAACCTGCCGAAAGGGGAGGTAGGTCACGCGTCTCGATCCGAGATCCGAAGAAACGGCTAACAGCAAACCCTAAGCCCCGCACTCCGAAGCCCGAAATCGTTTGCTGGAAGAGAGAACGACAGTGGATACCAGCGGTAGAGGTGCCAGAGGAACTTCTTGAAAGTTCCGATTTAGCGGTGTTTCAAAATGGACAATCCCTGACCAAAGACGAATCAAGGGATGCCTGCTGGCACCTTACTCAGGTTACCGGTGAAGTAACAGTGCGGTGGAGCGAAGGTGAGAATGCTCGAGAGACCAAGGTCTCACTTGGCCAAGGGAATTACCTTCTGTTCAAACTGAGCAGTGACCAAAATTGGGGACGTCGTGTCCAATCCCCTTCCTCTGGGTCCTATCTTGTGACGGTTCCGGACGATTGGGAGCGCGACGAAGCATTGTCAGGGCCTCCACCAGTTACTCCAGAGTTTGTGTCCCTTAAGGACTATCGAGCGCATTTCTTCGAACTTGAGAGAGGTAGCGAGAAGAAGATCGCCTTTCGCACGTCTGAAGGCAAATCAGTCATCATTGAGTCGAAGGAATCACGATTCAAGCTCATTGGGAATCGCCTGCCCGCTGCAAGTGAGAATATCGGGCCTCTCTTTGGCGGAAATCCTCCCCAAATTTGCGCTATGGATGTCCAAGCGTGGAAAGATGTTGGGACAATTGTTGTAGGGGAAGAGGGCAGTGGAAAGGGAAGATGGCGCATGGCTTTCACCCCCGAGCAGGGATTGATTGAGCAAACTTTGCCTCCTGAAGTGGGTGAGAGAAAAGAAGGATGGTACTTTCTTAGATTTTACGACACGAACGGTGACCTTGTAGAGAGTCTGGATTTTAGATTCATCAGCGCTCTAAAAGAAATCAGGACCGATCGATTTTCTCCACTCCCCCTTGAAAATGGATATAATCCGGTATGTGTCACATTCCTCCATGACCCTGGTTGTGTTATCCATCTGGCTGACGGCAGTCTTAACGTCCAAATTGAACGCCAGGATGACAAAACGATTCTGACTATTCCCCCTGATCCTACATGTGACAAAACACACTGGCATGTGGGGTCCCAAGGTGGGCCACAGGTAGAGGTGACCATCCTGGTAGAAAGGCTCTGGTGGGCGATAGGGGAGGAGAATCAAGAGCCAACGGAATGGAGAGACAGGCCTTTGACATTGAAGCGCGGGGATTTCGCGGCCACTTCCAAGAAAGCACTCTGGATACGCTTCCCAAGATATCGTTGGGTAGATAGGATCCGTGTGGGATTCGAGCAAACGAAAGCTAGGACTTATAATGTAATGGTAACGGCCAAAACAATCACTGTCCCACTTCGCGAATTCAGCGATTCCATAGTCATAAGAGATGGAACGGAAACATGCTCCTTAAAGGTGTGGATTAAACGTGATGACGATCTCACAGAGGGAGTCATTGCTGTTATCCCGGCGGTTCAGTTGACAGTCACGCCTGCTCCCGAACAGATGCAGTCAGCACCCACACCATCTTGGGTCGGTCTCGGAAGAAAGAAAACCGCCGTCGCGAAAGCCGTCCTACGGGAGGGATCCGGTCCCATCAAGGTCAACGGGCAAAACATATTAGACTACTTTGGGAAGGCTCCGGACAAAGCGAAACAGTTTTTAATGAAGCTGTTAGAGATGACCGATGTCCGTCAGGTACTGGCACGGATGGAAGCATCTGTCAATGTAACGGGTAGCAATCCAACTACAACCAGGCAGGCCAAGGCAGTAGCCCATGCTCTAGCGCGCGCCTTGATGAGCTATAATCCGCATCTGAAATCCCTGTTGAAACGATATGGTTTCGGAGGAGTCAGAGTGAAGAGTAGCTTTGTCTTCCCTCAGGAGAGGTAG